A genomic segment from bacterium encodes:
- a CDS encoding transglycosylase SLT domain-containing protein — MKIVVGGPHAAEGVATEVVLPPGWQPGQPALLMVFLHDGWGSEKSFRKHDLAAVALGMMQGGAIPPVVIASPRHRGTFIVDSPRGQMESFVAEDLVPAIEREFPGAGGSRDRRSVWGISLGGYGALKMALRHPGVYGRVAALAPWVQPLAWDSYEGNRTIWSRWFLEPVFGHSREESRFDPQAVSSAGAVGLMQKMPATAAMLAAELKLEDYDLRDPADSLLLGAAYLAKMLDRFHGNLALALAGYNAGPGNARLWVASFNILPPDVWLLLKPFDETRRYIIRVVGSYYRYRQLYGGG, encoded by the coding sequence GTGAAGATCGTTGTGGGGGGGCCGCACGCGGCGGAGGGAGTGGCGACGGAAGTGGTGCTGCCTCCGGGGTGGCAGCCGGGGCAGCCGGCGCTCCTCATGGTCTTCCTGCACGACGGGTGGGGGAGCGAAAAGTCTTTCCGCAAGCACGACCTCGCCGCGGTGGCGCTGGGGATGATGCAGGGGGGCGCGATCCCGCCGGTCGTGATCGCGAGCCCCAGGCACCGGGGCACGTTCATCGTTGACAGCCCGCGCGGCCAGATGGAGAGCTTCGTCGCGGAGGACCTGGTGCCGGCTATCGAGCGCGAGTTCCCCGGGGCGGGCGGCTCGCGGGACCGGCGCTCGGTGTGGGGGATCTCGCTCGGGGGGTACGGGGCGCTCAAGATGGCGCTCCGGCACCCCGGGGTGTACGGCCGGGTGGCGGCGCTGGCGCCCTGGGTGCAGCCGCTCGCCTGGGACAGCTACGAGGGCAACCGCACGATCTGGTCGCGCTGGTTCCTGGAGCCGGTGTTCGGGCACTCCCGCGAGGAGAGCCGCTTCGACCCGCAGGCCGTCTCCAGCGCCGGGGCGGTGGGCCTGATGCAGAAGATGCCGGCCACAGCGGCGATGCTGGCCGCGGAACTGAAATTGGAGGATTACGACCTGCGCGACCCCGCGGATTCGCTTCTGTTGGGGGCGGCCTACTTGGCGAAGATGCTCGACCGCTTCCACGGCAACCTGGCCCTGGCGCTGGCCGGATACAACGCCGGTCCGGGCAACGCGCGGCTCTGGGTCGCGTCTTTCAATATACTGCCCCCCGACGTGTGGCTGTTGCTAAAGCCCTTTGACGAGACGCGGCGCTACATCATCCGGGTGGTGGGGAGTTATTACCGCTACCGCCAGCTTTACGGGGGCGGATGA
- a CDS encoding ABC transporter ATP-binding protein, whose translation MNDKRDSDGLKLALEVLRPWRLSLVGLNLLGLPQAGLGVFLAWAVGYGVDRFLGETGGLQALIPLLLIGLFLLRSGFGIFVQYLSLGLGSRIHLALERRTFAKLLKIPLLDSVGTGEAANSLFYDCDNYARGVVELYGTLILSLLQAAGLWIYLLVLDWRLAVVVAAAVPIFLLPLQFLLRRMRRASGDFYAENQQYWSRAVDATRAPRLVRGAGAQDSEFRAFADSGERRRRGMFRQAKYHFLAGPLGEIFAACAIGAAFWLGVDLLGAQGLSLGGLGSAAVATVWLLGALKGIFDAAGGAQDTLVLQGRLAKIWRTADEVLDGPEPPEWRVLEAKDLAFSYPDGTEVFRGVNLAFKRGELVHLAGPSGVGKTTLARVLCRLYEPTGGRLFLDGKPLSDYGLGPWRLKTALVDQEPEFLPGMLADAVAYPDEVGDAEIGGLLREVGLGDFDRELTSGAPELSVGERRRLALARALFHRPDLLILDETTSYVDAELERKLIEVVRRRLPGAAVLVISHRERVGALADRRLRLEQGGITEL comes from the coding sequence ATGAACGACAAACGTGACAGCGACGGCTTGAAATTGGCGCTGGAGGTGCTGCGCCCCTGGCGCCTGAGCCTGGTGGGCCTGAACCTTCTGGGGCTACCCCAGGCGGGGCTGGGCGTTTTCCTGGCCTGGGCCGTGGGTTACGGCGTGGACCGCTTCCTCGGGGAAACCGGCGGACTCCAGGCGCTCATCCCGCTCCTTTTAATCGGCCTGTTCCTTCTTCGCTCGGGGTTCGGGATTTTCGTCCAGTACCTCTCCCTGGGTCTCGGCTCCCGTATCCACCTGGCCCTGGAGCGCCGGACCTTCGCCAAGCTCCTGAAAATCCCGCTCCTGGACTCCGTGGGAACCGGCGAAGCGGCGAACTCCCTCTTTTACGACTGCGACAATTACGCCCGCGGGGTGGTCGAACTCTACGGCACCCTGATTCTTTCCCTCCTCCAGGCCGCGGGTCTGTGGATTTACCTTTTGGTGCTGGACTGGCGGCTGGCGGTGGTGGTGGCGGCGGCCGTCCCTATTTTCCTCTTGCCGCTGCAATTCCTGCTGCGCCGGATGCGCCGGGCGAGCGGCGACTTCTACGCCGAGAACCAGCAATACTGGAGTCGGGCGGTGGACGCCACGCGCGCCCCCCGGCTGGTGCGCGGCGCCGGGGCGCAGGATTCCGAATTTAGAGCCTTCGCCGATTCCGGCGAGCGGAGGCGGCGGGGGATGTTCCGGCAGGCGAAGTACCATTTCCTTGCCGGCCCGCTGGGGGAAATCTTCGCGGCCTGCGCCATCGGGGCGGCCTTCTGGCTGGGGGTGGACCTTCTCGGCGCGCAAGGGTTGAGCCTGGGCGGCCTGGGCTCGGCGGCGGTGGCCACGGTCTGGCTCCTGGGCGCGCTCAAGGGGATATTCGACGCCGCCGGGGGGGCGCAGGACACCCTGGTCCTGCAGGGGCGCCTCGCGAAAATCTGGCGGACGGCCGACGAGGTCCTGGACGGGCCGGAGCCGCCGGAGTGGCGCGTCCTGGAAGCCAAAGACCTGGCCTTTTCCTATCCCGACGGGACCGAGGTTTTCCGGGGCGTAAATTTAGCGTTTAAGCGGGGGGAGCTGGTCCACCTCGCCGGGCCCTCGGGAGTGGGGAAGACCACCCTGGCGCGGGTTCTGTGCCGCCTGTACGAGCCGACGGGTGGGCGTCTCTTCCTCGACGGAAAGCCGCTCTCCGACTACGGCCTCGGCCCCTGGCGCCTGAAAACCGCGCTGGTGGACCAGGAGCCGGAGTTTCTGCCGGGAATGCTCGCGGACGCCGTGGCCTATCCCGATGAGGTCGGCGACGCGGAAATCGGCGGGCTGCTGCGCGAGGTCGGCTTGGGGGATTTCGACCGGGAGCTGACCTCTGGTGCGCCGGAGCTTTCGGTCGGCGAGCGGCGGCGGTTGGCCCTGGCCCGCGCGCTTTTCCACCGACCCGATTTATTAATCCTCGACGAGACCACCAGCTACGTGGACGCCGAGCTGGAGCGGAAATTGATCGAAGTGGTGCGGCGGAGGCTGCCCGGGGCGGCGGTGCTGGTCATCAGCCACCGCGAGCGGGTGGGCGCCCTGGCGGACCGGCGGCTGCGGTTGGAACAGGGGGGAATAACCGAGCTATAA